The Rhodococcus rhodochrous DNA window GACAGGCCGTGCAGCGCACGGCTGCGACGCTCGTCGTTCGGGCGCGTGACGTTGATTGCCCCGTCCTCGCCCTTGGCGATGGCGATCGGCTCGGCGATCGTCAGGGACAGGTTGCCCTTGGGGCCCTTGACTGCAACATCCTGGCCGTCGATGGTGACCTCGACGCCCGAAGGAACTGCAACGGGGAGTTTTCCGATTCGCGACATTGTGGTGGCCTCCCTTTACCAGACGTAGGCGAGGACTTCCCCGCCCACTCCCTGCTTGGCCGCCTGGCGATCGGTGAGCAGACCGGAGGACGTGGAGATGATCGCCACGCCGAGGCCGCCCAGGACCTTGGGCAGGTTGGTGGATTTCGCGTACACGCGCAGGCCGGGCTTCGACACGCGACGCACGCCGGCGAGGCTGCGCTCACGGGAAGGTCCGTACTTGAGGTCGACGATGAGGGTCTTGCCCACCTCGGCGTCCTCGGTGCGGTAGTCGGAGATGTAGCCCTCGCGCTTGAGGATCTCGGCGATGTTCACCTTGATCTTCGAGGACGGGAGCTTGACCTCGTCGTGGTACGCCGTGTTGGCGTTACGCAGACGCGTCAAGAAGTCTGCGATGGGGTCGGTCATGGTCA harbors:
- the rpsH gene encoding 30S ribosomal protein S8, whose product is MTMTDPIADFLTRLRNANTAYHDEVKLPSSKIKVNIAEILKREGYISDYRTEDAEVGKTLIVDLKYGPSRERSLAGVRRVSKPGLRVYAKSTNLPKVLGGLGVAIISTSSGLLTDRQAAKQGVGGEVLAYVW